In one window of Geotrypetes seraphini chromosome 3, aGeoSer1.1, whole genome shotgun sequence DNA:
- the MRPL19 gene encoding 39S ribosomal protein L19, mitochondrial → MAACRRRLQVQLFSGFRLNWSLHSSSRFLSIGDDEPSQFQPPPKPVIVNKMVQSSQRKFLSPEFIPPRSRKDPFKYYLERIDMVARRKLLNIPEFYVGSILAVTMSDPHASGKVNKFVGICTQRSGKGLGATFVLRNIIEGQGVEIRYDMYSPRIQEIQVLKLEKRLDDDLMYLRDALPEYSTFDFNMKPVIHPVNEEIPVNQLKVKMKPRPWSKRWERPKYKVQGIKFELYLTKEKLEEAKKWAMPWLEFDMLKEYDTTKIEERIWKEINPKLGK, encoded by the exons ATGGCGGCCTGCAGGAGGCGGTTACAAGTTCAGCTCTTCTCCGGGTTCCGTTTGAATT GGTCCTTGCATTCCTCCAGCAGATTCTTGAGTATTGGAGATGATGAACCTTCCCAGTTTCAACCCCCTCCAAAACCAGTTATTGTGAACAAAATGGTTCAGTCATCACAAAGGAA GTTCTTGAGCCCTGAATTCATCCCACCTAGAAGTAGAAAAGACCCTTTTAAATACTATCTTGAAAGAATAGATATGGTAGCAAGAAGAAAATTGTTGAATATTCCAGAGTTCTATGTAG GAAGTATTCTTGCTGTGACCATGTCGGATCCACATGCCAGCGGCAAAGTAAACAAGTTTGTAGGAATCTGCACGCAGCGATCAGGAAAAGGACTCGGAGCTACATTTGTGCTGCGTAATATCATAGAAGGGCAAG GGGTTGAGATACGCTATGATATGTACAGTCCTCGCATTCAGGAGATCCAGGTGTTAAAATTGGAGAAGAGACTAGACGACGACTTGATGTATTTGCGAGATGCACTTCCAGAATATAGCACCTTTGATTTCAATATGAAACCTGTAATTCATCCTGTCAATGAAGAGATTCCTGTAAACCAG CTGAAAGTTAAAATGAAGCCTAGACCATGGTCAAAACGCTGGGAACGACCAAAGTACAAAGTGCAGGGAATCAAATTTGAACTTTACTTAACAAAGGAAAAATTGGAAGAAGCAAAGAAGTGGGCCATGCCTTGGTTGGAGTTTGATATGCTTAAAGAGTATGACACTACTAAAATAGAGGAAAGAATCTGGAAAGAAATCAATCCAAAGCTGGGCAAGTGA